A single Glycine soja cultivar W05 chromosome 14, ASM419377v2, whole genome shotgun sequence DNA region contains:
- the LOC114385205 gene encoding adenylyltransferase and sulfurtransferase MOCS3-like has product MLGVIDHDVVELNNMHRQVIHTEAYVGKPKVKSAAAACGSINSTIQVVEHEEALQTSNALEILSKYDIIVDATDNAPTRYLISDCCVVLGKPLVSGAALGLEGQLTVYNYNGGPCYRCLFPTPPPRTACQSCAEGGVLGVVPGIIGCLQALEAIKIAASVGEPLSGRMLLLDALSGRIRIVKIRGRSMQCEACGENATFTQQQFREFDYEKFTQTPLRVPPLKLNLLPRESRISSKEYSEVIIKKGPHVLVDVRPAHHFKIASLPKSLNIPLSTLEARLPEVSSALKKEEEESGAVSGSSAQLYVVCRRGNDSQRAVQYLHKMGFTSAKDIVGGLESWAHNVDHQFPTY; this is encoded by the exons ATGCTTGGTGTTATTGACCATGACGTGGTTGAGCTGAATAATATGCATAGGCAG GTTATCCACACGGAAGCATATGTTGGTAAGCCAAAAGTGAAATCTGCCGCTGCTGCTTGTGGCTC GATCAACTCCACTATTCAAGTTGTGGAACATGAAGAAGCTTTGCAGACTTCCAACGCTTTGGAAATTCTCAGCAA ATATGATATAATAGTAGATGCAACAGATAATGCTCCTACCCGATACTTGATCAGTGATTGCTGTGTGGTTCTAGGAAAG CCTCTTGTATCAGGTGCTGCACTGGGATTGGAAGGGCAG CTTACTGTCTACAATTACAATGGTGGTCCTTGCTATCGATGCCTCTTTCCAACTCCACCACCTAGAACAGCATGCCAAAGTTGTGCTGAGGGTGGAGTTCTAGGAGTAG TTCCTGGTATAATTGGCTGTCTCCAAGCTCTTGAGGCTATTAAGATTGCAGCTTCTGTTGGTGAGCCACTCTCAGGAAGGATGCTTCTCTTGGATGCATTGTCTGGACGGATTCGTATT GTCAAAATTAGAGGAAGGTCTATGCAGTGTGAAGCTTGTGGAGAAAATGCAACATTTACCCAACAGCAATTCCGAGAATTTGATTATGAGAAGTTCACTCAGACTCCCTTGCGTGTg CCTCCTTTGAAGTTAAATCTACTTCCCAGAGAATCAAGAATCAGCAGCAAGGAGTACAGTGAAGTAATTATTAAGAAGGGACCTCATGTGCTGGTTGATGTTAGACCAGCACACCATTTCAAGATTGCATCTCTACCAAAGTCTCTGAACATTCCACTCTCAACATTAGAGGCTAGGCTGCCTGAAGTATCATCAGCTTTGaagaaagaggaagaggaaaGTGGTGCAGTTTCTGGGTCAAGTGCACAATTGTATGTAGTATGTAGAAGGGGAAATGATTCTCAAAGGGCTGTTCAGTATCTTCACAAAATGGGTTTCACTTCTGCCAAGGATATTGTTGGTGGCTTAGAATCTTGGGCCCACAATGTGGACCATCAGTTCCCTACATATTAG